Genomic segment of Desulfovibrio sp. ZJ209:
TCGCAGGCGAAGGTCAGGCGGCGCATGGCGAGGCCGCCCCGGCTCCAGAGCTCGGGGTGCTCCTCCTCCATGCGCTCCATGTCGCCCAGGGTGAGGGCGCGCATGGTGAAGGCGCGGTGGATGGCGCCCTGCCCGTCCTTGTAGCCGTAGGGGAGCTCGCCCTTTACGGTGATGTTTTCCATTTTCTACTCCACAACGCGGTCGACCGCGAAGAGCTTGATGTCCCTTTTCGCCTCGCCCTCGGCCTCGTAGCTGGGGGAGACCTCCTGCACGACGCAGCCGGTATAGGCCGTGCGCCTGCCGTTGCCCCGGATGGGGTAGATGACCATTTTCACGTCAAAACAGTTGAACCAGTCGATCTCGTCGCCGTCCACGGGGATGGGCACCGAGGCAGTGATCTCGAAGGTGGCCACGCCCGTGGAAAAGCCCGCGATGCGGCGGCCGCGGTTCATGGTCTTGACCGGCTGCATGCCCGTGTTTTCGGTGACGCTGTAGCTCGCGCACTCCACCTCGCGGCCATCGACCTCAAGCACGACGGCGCCCACATATTCCTTGATTGCCATGCGGTTCTCCTTCGGGGCCTGAATAAGCAAGGCCCGCACCGCCACAATAGTGGCGGCGCGGGCCATAAGAAAGGCTGGCCTGTGCCAGCGCCGGGGCGGCGCGATAGCGCTGCTGTCGCTATCCGTAGCTTCCTGCGTCGCAACGGCTAGCGCTTCGCGCTCCGCTGCGTCAGGCTTCGCTTTTTCTCTCGGTCGAGTACCGTAAGAGTACACTCCCTCAAGAAAAGCTCGCCTTCCTTGCGGCGCATCGAAACTTGCGCCGCCCCGAGGTTTCAGGCTTTCTGGCTTTCCTCCATATTCCGCAGGGCGGCGGTGATGTCCTCGAAGATGTCCTCAAGGGTGTAGTAGAGGCCTTGGGCGTCTTGCGCGCCCATGTCGAGGTCGCCGTCCGGGGGAAGGCCGCAGAGCAGGCGCTGCTGCCAGCGGATGCGCGCGGCCGCGCGGGTGAGCAGGTCGGCGGGGTGGAGGTTCATGTCAGGCATGACGCACCCCCTTGGCGGCGGGAAGGTCGATGCCGAGGCGGCGGCCCGTGCCGAGCAGATCGGCCACGCGCTGGTGGGCCACGCCCATGAGCTTGCCGATGTCGCGCAGGCTCAGGCCCATGCGGCGGTAGTGGAGCACGCGCTCGAGCAGGCGCAGGCGGTCGGCGCGGGCGGCAAGGCGTTTCCCCTCGCGCAGGCCGTCAAGGTAGGAGGCCTTGAGCCTGGCCTCCTCGGCCACGGGAAGCGCGGCCTGCGGGGCGCTTTCCTGCAAGCGGGCCTCCATCTCATTGAACGCCTCGATGTAGCGCAGCTTCCACATGATGGCGGCCTTGCCGGTGAAGCCCATTGCCAGCAGAGAAAAAGCGTCACGGGACAGGAGAAAAGCGCACCGATTTTCGCCCTTGGCATCGGCGTATTCAACGGGCCGAAAATTCGGCCCGTTGAATATTTTCGGGGTGATAGAGATAATTTTGCGGATTTCAGCGAGCACATGCTTGTGCTTTTTCTGGAAATGCCGGGCCACATCCACGGAGGAAACGACAGGGGTTTGCCCTGCGGCTAAATCAATGCGAATGGGGCTGTTTTCTTTGACAAAAGACGTGATTTGAGATACTGTTTTTCCAGCCATTTCACTACCTCCGCTGTAGTGTCAGGGTTAGGCTTCAAGTGGTGTGCCACCACTACTTGGAGCCGTTTTCTTTTTCTTGCTCTTTTTTCAGTCGCGCTATCGCTTCCAAAAAA
This window contains:
- a CDS encoding phage tail protein, giving the protein MAIKEYVGAVVLEVDGREVECASYSVTENTGMQPVKTMNRGRRIAGFSTGVATFEITASVPIPVDGDEIDWFNCFDVKMVIYPIRGNGRRTAYTGCVVQEVSPSYEAEGEAKRDIKLFAVDRVVE
- a CDS encoding Rha family transcriptional regulator, whose amino-acid sequence is MAGKTVSQITSFVKENSPIRIDLAAGQTPVVSSVDVARHFQKKHKHVLAEIRKIISITPKIFNGPNFRPVEYADAKGENRCAFLLSRDAFSLLAMGFTGKAAIMWKLRYIEAFNEMEARLQESAPQAALPVAEEARLKASYLDGLREGKRLAARADRLRLLERVLHYRRMGLSLRDIGKLMGVAHQRVADLLGTGRRLGIDLPAAKGVRHA